GAACGCCATCCGCTTCAGATACAGTCAACCCGGACAATGCTTTTTTTTCAAGCCGGTATGCCTCTCGCATCAATCGCTTGATCCGGTTCCGGTCCACGGCTCTCGGCACAAGCTTCTTGCCAACCGTGAACAGCACCCTGACGGGCGTACAACCGGTACGATCTCCCTGCCGGGAACAGGTATAAAACATCAGGAGAGGACCGCCTTTCAGGCGGTTGCCCTCATTGAACAGAGGTGAAATCGTGGATTTTCCACGAAGGATCTCACGTCTCGGAAGAGCATGGGCTCGTTGTTCCGAAAGCATGCCGACATGCAAGCGGTAGGGTCCGGAAACGAAACATCAGCTCCATTCCGGACCAGCT
This portion of the Chlorobaculum parvum NCIB 8327 genome encodes:
- the rnpA gene encoding ribonuclease P protein component, translated to MHVGMLSEQRAHALPRREILRGKSTISPLFNEGNRLKGGPLLMFYTCSRQGDRTGCTPVRVLFTVGKKLVPRAVDRNRIKRLMREAYRLEKKALSGLTVSEADGVPCQVLLAFLYRGRADSVPPLAEFRTEIRRMLNTMVTKRLAQL